The nucleotide window GACCGAAGTTCTCGTCGTCGCATTGATCTTGAACGTGTTGTCGAAGTCGTCATCGCCGGTGTTGATCCGATGGAAGCCGAACGCCTCGGCGACCTTGCCGCCGAAGGCGCCTTCCGCACCGACACTGAACTCCGGCACAGCGGCCGGCAGCGACACCACCACGACCATGAAGTTGTGCGTGTGGGTGGTGGTGGTCTTGCCGTTGTAGGACGAACTGGTGTAGCTGTACTGGAAGCTGCAGAAGGCCCGGTTGCGATGGTGGCCGAGGATGATGTTGTTCGCTCGGCCGCCTCGTTCGAAGGGCTTGCCCTGCCAGCGCTTTGCGTACGAGTTGTCCTCGGCCAGGAACTGCCAACCACGGCTCGCGGCCAGCTTGCCGAACTCGTCCTCGCGCTTCTCCTTGGCGCGCTGGCCGACCATCCAGGCGACCACCGCGAACGCGACGATCACCATCATCAAGATCACCATGACCGTGGCGAAGCCGCCCATGTCCACCTCCCGTTTGCTGCCCGCAGACTATCCGGCGCACCGGTCAGCAAAGACACTTCGAGCCCGGAAGCTGCACAGCTCCCGGGCCCGAGGCGAATCGTGCGGTACTACTTCAAGCTGCCTGCAGTGACCGATCCCTGCAGTTGCCGCTGGAAGATGATGTAGACGATCAACACCGGGACGATGGTGATGATCACTGCGGCGAACAACATGCCAAAGTCGGTGCGGTAGCCCGCCTGCGAGGCGAACGATGCGATCGCCTGCGCCAGCACCCAGTTGCTGCGGGTCGTGTTCAACGCGACCGGCAACAGGTACTGATTCCACAGGCCGAGGAAGTTGAAGATCGCCACCGAGGCCATCCCCGGCCGCGCCATCGGCAGCATCACCAGGAAGAACGTCTTCCACTCACCCGCTCCGTCGATCGCAGCCGCCTCGCCGATCTCGTACGGCAGCGTCCGGAAGAACGCGTACAGGAAGAAAACGGTGAACGGCAACGCGAACGCCACGTAGGTCAGGGTCAAGCCCGGCAAGGTGTTGAGCAGGCCGAAGTTCTTCAACACGAAGAACAGCGGCACGATCGCCAGGAACGCCGGGAAGGTCAGACCGGCGAGCATCAGATAGTAGATCACCCGCCGACCGGGGAACTGGAATCGCGCCAGCACGTAGGAACACATCGCGCCCAAGATCATCACCACGGCCACTCCGACACCGACGACGATCACGGTGTTGAGGAAGGCACGTCCGATGCCGGCCTGCTGCCAGGCATGGGCGTAATTGATCCACTGGGGCGTCGCCGGCAGATGGAACGGCGAGGCGAAGATCTCCGACGACGTCTTGAACGAGGACAGCAGCGTCCACAACATCGGGACCAGGACAACGATGGTCCACAAGATCAACACCGCATGGGCGACCGTTGCTGTCGCACGCTCGCCGGGAGTGTCCTTCGCCTTGCGGTCCGGCGCCGGCGCAACGGTCGGCTCGGCAACGGTTTGGGTAGCGGTCATCGGCCGGTGTCCTTGTCTGCGCCGGTCAGCCGGTTGACGGTGAACACCAGGGCGGCGAACGCCAGCGTCACGATGGCCAGCGCAACCCCCATGGCGGTCGCGTAGCCGAACTTGCCCTGGGTGAACGCGGTCCGGAAGAGCAGCTGCCCCATCACCAGCGTCGAGTTGTCGGGGCCGCCGGCCGGGTTCAACGCCTGCATGAACACGAAGCCGTCCAACGCGGCGATGCCGAGATAGATGTACGCGGTCTGCACGTTGTCCCTGATCAGCGGCAGGGTGAGGTGGATCGCTGTCGAGAAACGACCGGCACCGTCGAGGCGCATCGCCTCGTAGTACTGCGGATCGATGCCGCGGATGGCGGCGATGAAGAGCACCATGTAGAAACCGATGCCACCCCAGGCCATCGCGAAGATCGAGGCGGCCATGGCCGTACGTTCATCCCCGAGCCAGGGGTAGGACTCGAAACGATCGAACCCGAGCCCGGTCAGGATTCCGTTCAGCAAACCGGCACTGGGGTCGTAGATCTGAGCCCAGATCAGGCCGATCACAATCCCCGGGATGACGTACGGAAAGAACGACACCACCCGATAGAGGCCGGAGTTGCGCAGGCCGCGCACCTGCCCGCGGCTGCTGCCGGCGACCGTCACCAGCGAGGCGAAGATCAACGCGACCACCAGGGTGAAGATCGGCAACGCGATCAACAAGATGACGTTGTTGCGCAACGCACGCAGGAAGAGATCGTCGCTGAGCAATGCCCGGAAGTTCCGCAGCCCGACGAAGTTCATCGTGCTGCTGAAGCCGCTCCAGTCGGTCAGGGAGTAGTAGATCGACTGGGCGAACGGCGAGATGACGAAGACCAGATAGATCACCAGGGGCACGCCGAGGAAGACGGCCATGAAGGAGATCTTGTCCAGCGTCCAGCGGCCGCGGCGCCGCCGCCGGGCCGGGGTGCCCGGCGGCGCGACCTGTGTCGGAGCAGTCACTTGGCCTCGGTCTTCTTGATCGAGCTGTCGTTCGCGATCTTGTCCATGATCTTCTGCAGACCATCCGTCAGGCCCTTGACATCGATCTTGCCGGACAGGAAGTCGTTCCAGACCACCAGCTGGTCGGTGTTCATGCCGTAGGTGCCGATCGTGGTGAACCGGAAGATGTTGCTGCCGGCGTCATCGAGCATCTTGATCTGCGACTTGAGCGCGGTCGAACCGAACGCGTCCTCGGGCAGCGTGTCTTTGACGATCGTCGGCGCGAGCTTGGTCTTGGCGAAGTTGGCAGCCGCATCCTTGGACAGCATCGCTCGCAGGATTTCCTTGCCACCGGCGGGATTCTTCGAGTTCGACGGCACGATGAACGGCTCACCCGCGGTGCTGTAGATGGCCTCGTACGGCATCTTGCCGTTGCTGGAGACGTCGGGCACCGGAGCGCCGGTCATCTCGAAGCCCTTCTTGGTCTGGTCCTTCATCTCGTTCTCGATCCAGGCACCGGACGGGTAGAGGATGGCGGCCTGGTCGTTGCTCCATTGGGCTTGAGCGGCGGTGAACTGGGTGCCGGCGCCGCCGGGCTTGAAGTAGCCCTTCTTGATGCAGGTCTCCATCGCTTGGAAGACCTTCTGAATGGCGGGATGAGACCACGACTTCGGCTTCAGATTCTCCAGCGGCAGCCGGAAGTCGTCGCCGGCCTCCTTGGTGGCCGACTGCATCGCGAGGGTCTGGTAGTAGGTGGCGGCTTCCTTGCCCCACACGAACAGGTACTTGTTCTTCGCCTTCGCCTTGGCGCCGAGCGCGACCACCTCGTCCCACGTCTTCGGCACGGTCCAGCCGTTGTCCCGGAAGAGGGAGGCCGAGTACCAGATGCCGTACAGCGACAGGACGTAGTTCAGCTCGAGCAGCTTGCCACCGAAGGTGCCCGACTCGACAGCGCCCGCGTACAGGGTGTCGCTGATCTTCTTGCCCTCGTAGTTGTTGGCGTTGACCAGGTCGGTGAGGTCTGCGAGTTGATCTTGAATCGAGTTGAACGTCATCGCACCGGCGCCGGAGTTGTCGATCAGGTCCGGCGGATCGCCGCCGGCGAAGCGGGGCTGCAACTCCTGGGAGATCTGCGTCGACGGCGACACCTTCGGCGTGACGTTGGGGAACTTCGCCTTCACCTTGTCGGCGGCGAACTGTACGTAGTCGTATCCGTAACCACCGTTGAAGATCACCGCGTCGATGGTGGAGTCCTTGGCGAGGCCGAACGGATTGTCGGCGCTCTTGGCGCCGGTGCTCTGCTTGGCGCCGGCGTTGTCGTTACCGCCGCCGGTTGCGCAGCCGGCCAGAGCGCCGCCGAATGGCACCACTGCGGCCGCCGCCAACGACCCTCTCAGGAGAGTCCGTCGCCCCAGCTTCTTCGTCTCGGTCATTCGGTTCCGCCTCTTTCTGATAGATCCCGACGTCGTCGTCCGGGAGCCGATCACGCTGCGCTGTGCCTTCGCACTCGATGACTACAAGTGATCGAATCCGTCCCAAACGGACAGTTCCGCACAGCATAAACATGACTTGGCCGGGCTGTGGGAAATTTCTCCCAGTCGTTACATTCCCGCGCCGATGGCGATCCGCGGGACACATTGTGCCCCCGATCGGACGAGCGCGACGCAACCGCGCCGGTTCCAGGTCCGCCGGTCACCGCAGCGAACGTTTCAACGCGGCAAGGCGGGCCGGACGAACGTCTCCGGACGAGGGCCAACAGGGCTCCCGCGCACCGGCGACGCTGCCGCGCAGGTCGGAACTTCCGCGGGAGCGCCGTACGTGAGCGGGAAGCGGTCCGGCGTCGGCCGATCCGCCCGGATCTTCCTCAACCGCGGGTTTGGTCCGACGGGAGGTACGGCAACCGGTCGGTTGCCCAACCCCAGTCGATCCGTTCCTGTTCGAGACGTACGGAGTCGGCCAGTCGGTCGGTGACCAGATCTTCGTAGAGCAAGGACTCTTCGTCGGTGAGTCGATCCAACTGGGCATTGGTGGGCGTCGGGTCTCGGACCCAACGGTCGCGGTGGGCGAGCAGGGTGACGCGGTCCATCAGGAACGATCTCGTCTGCGGCAGCCAGGCGCGGAGCTGATGCAGGATGGCGAAGCCGTGGCTGTCCAGGTCGCCCCAGTAGTGCACGTCGGCGTCGCTGAGCCAGCCCAGCCGCCCGGCGCGATCCACCTCGAATCCCTTGCCCCACAGCACAATACCGTTGTCGGGGATCGGCACGCTGAGGAAGGTGATCTCGTTCTCGATGATCACCGCGGTGCGTACGTCGGCCGGCAACCTGGCCAACTCGTCGAGTCGGAACGTCGCCTCGGTGATCATGGTCGGCAGCCCCAGCGGGCCCGGGTCGAACCGCAGCCGGATCAACTCGGGCCGGCTGCGCAATCCCAAGCCGGCAAGGAAACCCGTCGCACTGCGGCTGACCCCGACCAGTTGGGCGAGCAAGGCGCGGTGGTGTTCGATGAACTTGGTGTCGACACCCTGGGCGGTGACCTGGCGCAGATACAGGCCCGAGTCCCGGGACTCGGTCAACCAGCGGTAGGCCGACAGCAACTGCTCCCACTCGTCGGCCACCGCCAACGCGCGCAGGGGATTCGTCGCCGCCCAGTCGCGCACCGCCGGCAACTCGGCGCTGTGGTGCAGCAACTCCCGAAACCGACCGACCTCGGCCACGACGCCGAGCAGTTGCCAGGCCTGCTCGGCGGTGTTGATCTCGGCCCGCAGTGGAATCTGGTTGCGTCCGACGTGGCGGCCGCCGATGCCGCCGTAGATCAACTCGTAGCGTTGACC belongs to Microlunatus elymi and includes:
- a CDS encoding carbohydrate ABC transporter permease encodes the protein MTATQTVAEPTVAPAPDRKAKDTPGERATATVAHAVLILWTIVVLVPMLWTLLSSFKTSSEIFASPFHLPATPQWINYAHAWQQAGIGRAFLNTVIVVGVGVAVVMILGAMCSYVLARFQFPGRRVIYYLMLAGLTFPAFLAIVPLFFVLKNFGLLNTLPGLTLTYVAFALPFTVFFLYAFFRTLPYEIGEAAAIDGAGEWKTFFLVMLPMARPGMASVAIFNFLGLWNQYLLPVALNTTRSNWVLAQAIASFASQAGYRTDFGMLFAAVIITIVPVLIVYIIFQRQLQGSVTAGSLK
- a CDS encoding carbohydrate ABC transporter permease, with product MTAPTQVAPPGTPARRRRRGRWTLDKISFMAVFLGVPLVIYLVFVISPFAQSIYYSLTDWSGFSSTMNFVGLRNFRALLSDDLFLRALRNNVILLIALPIFTLVVALIFASLVTVAGSSRGQVRGLRNSGLYRVVSFFPYVIPGIVIGLIWAQIYDPSAGLLNGILTGLGFDRFESYPWLGDERTAMAASIFAMAWGGIGFYMVLFIAAIRGIDPQYYEAMRLDGAGRFSTAIHLTLPLIRDNVQTAYIYLGIAALDGFVFMQALNPAGGPDNSTLVMGQLLFRTAFTQGKFGYATAMGVALAIVTLAFAALVFTVNRLTGADKDTGR
- the ngcE gene encoding N-acetylglucosamine/diacetylchitobiose ABC transporter substrate-binding protein; this encodes MTETKKLGRRTLLRGSLAAAAVVPFGGALAGCATGGGNDNAGAKQSTGAKSADNPFGLAKDSTIDAVIFNGGYGYDYVQFAADKVKAKFPNVTPKVSPSTQISQELQPRFAGGDPPDLIDNSGAGAMTFNSIQDQLADLTDLVNANNYEGKKISDTLYAGAVESGTFGGKLLELNYVLSLYGIWYSASLFRDNGWTVPKTWDEVVALGAKAKAKNKYLFVWGKEAATYYQTLAMQSATKEAGDDFRLPLENLKPKSWSHPAIQKVFQAMETCIKKGYFKPGGAGTQFTAAQAQWSNDQAAILYPSGAWIENEMKDQTKKGFEMTGAPVPDVSSNGKMPYEAIYSTAGEPFIVPSNSKNPAGGKEILRAMLSKDAAANFAKTKLAPTIVKDTLPEDAFGSTALKSQIKMLDDAGSNIFRFTTIGTYGMNTDQLVVWNDFLSGKIDVKGLTDGLQKIMDKIANDSSIKKTEAK
- a CDS encoding Wadjet anti-phage system protein JetD domain-containing protein encodes the protein MKSRSGWTSPTDLKTKVLRRWDSGELLAILARGGEFEPIDLPLRGPKAADIGDDLDAVRGWIDALERGSRGGQRYELIYGGIGGRHVGRNQIPLRAEINTAEQAWQLLGVVAEVGRFRELLHHSAELPAVRDWAATNPLRALAVADEWEQLLSAYRWLTESRDSGLYLRQVTAQGVDTKFIEHHRALLAQLVGVSRSATGFLAGLGLRSRPELIRLRFDPGPLGLPTMITEATFRLDELARLPADVRTAVIIENEITFLSVPIPDNGIVLWGKGFEVDRAGRLGWLSDADVHYWGDLDSHGFAILHQLRAWLPQTRSFLMDRVTLLAHRDRWVRDPTPTNAQLDRLTDEESLLYEDLVTDRLADSVRLEQERIDWGWATDRLPYLPSDQTRG